From the Chloroflexus aurantiacus J-10-fl genome, one window contains:
- a CDS encoding MFS transporter, protein MNAASVTSRRTWTIALYCAGVIVFSDMYLTQPILPQLSVTFNVAPATAGLTVSVVVLMIALGSLAVGPLSDRLGRQPVMAGSCLLLGLPTLLCALAPSFELLLFWRALQGLCIPGLTAVAVAYLGDHLPPSALGRAVGGWIAANVAGGLSGRVFGGLISDSLGWRMSFIVFAGLTLASGIGLLLTLPRDQPSSVGGWQQAYRAMIAHLYDRQLRYAYLLAGTLFFGFLGIFTYLPYYLNAPPFQLPPSIVALAYISYLAGVIVSPWAGSLSARYPRQRLIALGLLIAMSGIALTLIPNLPVIALGLWTLCTGMFIAQSIAPALVNQLAQQAKGAASALYLVAYYIGGTLGGVIPGLAWQMAGWVGVTLMCLGALGLALFATTRLAK, encoded by the coding sequence ATGAACGCTGCTTCAGTTACCTCTCGCCGCACCTGGACAATTGCCCTTTACTGCGCCGGTGTGATTGTCTTCTCGGACATGTATCTCACCCAACCGATCCTGCCCCAGTTGTCGGTGACCTTCAATGTCGCGCCGGCAACGGCGGGTTTGACCGTCTCGGTTGTCGTTCTGATGATTGCGCTCGGTTCACTGGCCGTTGGCCCGCTCAGCGACCGGCTGGGCCGTCAACCGGTAATGGCCGGCAGTTGTCTTCTCCTCGGTTTGCCGACCCTGCTCTGCGCACTGGCGCCATCGTTTGAACTGTTGCTCTTCTGGCGGGCGCTTCAGGGTCTGTGTATTCCCGGCTTAACTGCGGTAGCCGTAGCGTACCTCGGTGATCATCTGCCGCCATCTGCACTGGGGCGGGCCGTCGGCGGCTGGATTGCGGCAAATGTGGCCGGTGGCTTGAGTGGTCGAGTCTTCGGCGGATTGATCAGCGATAGCCTGGGCTGGCGGATGAGCTTTATCGTCTTTGCCGGACTGACCCTGGCAAGCGGTATAGGATTGTTGCTGACCCTTCCTCGTGACCAACCCTCATCGGTGGGCGGCTGGCAACAGGCGTATCGGGCGATGATCGCCCATCTTTACGACAGACAGTTGCGCTATGCCTACCTGCTCGCCGGCACGCTCTTTTTTGGCTTTCTTGGCATATTCACGTATCTACCCTACTACCTGAATGCACCGCCCTTTCAATTGCCACCGTCAATTGTTGCCCTGGCCTACATCAGTTATCTGGCCGGCGTGATTGTCTCACCCTGGGCAGGCTCCCTCTCAGCACGCTATCCCCGTCAACGCCTGATTGCGCTCGGCCTGCTGATCGCCATGAGCGGGATTGCCCTCACGCTCATCCCCAACCTGCCGGTCATTGCGTTGGGATTGTGGACGTTGTGTACCGGCATGTTCATCGCCCAATCCATCGCGCCGGCATTGGTCAACCAACTGGCGCAACAGGCCAAAGGTGCGGCAAGTGCGCTCTACCTGGTCGCCTACTATATCGGTGGCACCCTGGGCGGAGTGATCCCCGGCCTCGCCTGGCAGATGGCCGGCTGGGTTGGGGTCACCCTGATGTGTCTGGGGGCGCTGGGGCTGGCGTTATTTGCAACTACGCGACTGGCAAAATAG
- a CDS encoding alpha/beta fold hydrolase, whose product MPATTEVAITDQHVVIDGFRLRVLTAGQGPAVLLLHGFVVSADDWIPTIRLLAASGFQAIAPDALGFGASDKPGGAVYTLRRYADLNAGLLRFFAVDQAAVVGHSMGGKHALATTILYPQQVSRLVIADSEGFMQLPLFMRKGGAIPFLGEALVGLSALPFVVRMQLRTAFANPDRYITPDLIARGTATLGNPEIRRTMVALSRYFDANDLRGSGLWPRLADIRQPTLIMWGAEDRLFPVRYAYEAQRALPHARLEIIPNCGHFPMIEAADRFHQLLLEFLRQ is encoded by the coding sequence ATGCCAGCAACAACTGAGGTGGCGATTACTGATCAACATGTGGTTATTGATGGATTTCGCTTGCGTGTGTTGACCGCCGGTCAGGGGCCAGCCGTGCTCTTGCTGCACGGCTTCGTCGTGAGTGCTGACGACTGGATTCCGACCATTCGTCTGTTAGCGGCGAGTGGTTTTCAGGCGATTGCTCCCGATGCGTTAGGATTTGGTGCCTCAGATAAGCCAGGCGGTGCCGTCTACACGTTGCGTCGATATGCCGATCTCAATGCAGGGTTACTGCGCTTCTTCGCGGTTGATCAGGCAGCGGTTGTCGGTCATTCAATGGGCGGGAAACATGCGCTGGCAACGACTATCCTCTACCCACAGCAGGTTTCGCGCTTAGTCATTGCCGATAGCGAAGGCTTCATGCAGCTTCCATTGTTTATGCGCAAAGGGGGAGCAATACCATTCCTCGGTGAAGCGCTGGTCGGGTTGTCGGCGCTGCCCTTTGTGGTGCGGATGCAGTTACGAACGGCGTTTGCCAATCCTGATCGCTACATTACCCCTGATCTGATCGCTCGTGGCACAGCAACCCTGGGTAATCCTGAGATTCGACGCACCATGGTGGCGCTGAGTCGCTATTTTGATGCCAACGATCTGCGCGGGAGTGGTCTCTGGCCGCGACTTGCCGACATCCGGCAGCCGACGCTCATCATGTGGGGGGCTGAAGATCGGCTCTTCCCGGTACGCTACGCCTACGAAGCGCAACGTGCTCTCCCGCACGCCCGACTGGAGATTATTCCGAATTGCGGTCATTTTCCGATGATCGAAGCGGCAGATCGCTTCCATCAGCTCTTGCTCGAATTTTTGCGCCAGTGA
- a CDS encoding polysaccharide deacetylase family protein, which translates to MISRQFALSAIIVSFIIGAVGVFLFISQRLERCAAPPFVDPNLLPNARFATPGDVVGLPEGWGRGAGGVEVRGPAVDGQGFDLDGDGRALQLIGIANYALTPPIGVQPGTSYCFTVATLTDSLLRSPTRARLVFEWYDDQGVLRERSVTPWQPVVLWTPERPPTAWTTIAGYARAPQTARILRVRIEPSSDDRIYLDMPRLQRGGHTLPPAQNADVSPPLTIAPWPEGYRAAVAFTFDWETAMGGLIHSRSVDDPLADEDPIQRGMRMRTGVETSMSIFARYNVRATYFATGYNFLMGNREQRRFMNDPVFTWASAANGWRSDRWTNRPWFADDPYGTVATDPAWYFGDQIEPLRAAGHEIQSHTFSHLYGGYADAATWRADIEAWNSVAAERGIGIARALAFPWSSSAGMSDANWDVLEQGGIRAVTRLSDYGPYNLFPLDERGLVRDPHCRWLPGREGRIIACPDFYLTPARAKLAVAQIEQTVAAGGMIDIWSHTEEVTSAAQQAAWEDVVSYTVGRGDVWVAPFSEIAGWQIARMTLNITTLTEPTASTDRGRSTAHRYQVQNTSPYHLVGMMIDLPPDTTDVAINNDIVPREQWQHSGWLRIDLAAGQTVEVTLWPTRSSSR; encoded by the coding sequence ATGATTTCACGTCAGTTTGCATTAAGCGCTATTATCGTATCTTTCATTATTGGCGCTGTCGGGGTCTTCCTCTTCATCAGTCAGCGACTTGAACGTTGCGCTGCACCCCCCTTTGTCGATCCAAACCTGTTGCCCAATGCCAGGTTTGCCACACCCGGTGATGTTGTCGGTCTGCCTGAAGGGTGGGGCCGCGGCGCCGGTGGGGTTGAAGTGCGTGGCCCGGCAGTTGATGGTCAGGGCTTCGATCTTGATGGTGATGGGCGGGCGTTGCAATTGATCGGAATCGCCAATTATGCGCTAACGCCCCCGATTGGGGTGCAACCCGGCACGTCCTATTGTTTCACGGTTGCAACCCTGACCGACTCATTGCTGCGTTCGCCGACCCGTGCTCGCCTCGTTTTCGAGTGGTACGACGATCAGGGTGTACTGCGTGAACGTTCCGTCACCCCCTGGCAACCGGTTGTCTTATGGACGCCGGAGCGTCCGCCGACTGCCTGGACAACGATTGCCGGCTATGCTCGTGCTCCACAGACGGCACGCATACTGCGGGTACGCATTGAACCGTCTTCCGACGACCGTATCTATCTCGATATGCCGCGCCTGCAACGTGGTGGGCATACGCTGCCGCCGGCGCAGAACGCAGATGTCTCGCCGCCGTTGACCATCGCGCCATGGCCTGAAGGGTACCGTGCCGCAGTTGCGTTCACCTTCGATTGGGAAACCGCGATGGGAGGATTGATCCACTCACGCTCGGTTGATGATCCGCTGGCCGACGAAGACCCCATTCAACGCGGGATGCGCATGCGTACCGGTGTTGAGACGAGCATGAGCATTTTTGCCCGTTACAATGTGCGGGCGACCTATTTCGCGACCGGTTATAACTTCTTAATGGGGAATCGCGAGCAGCGACGCTTCATGAACGACCCGGTCTTCACCTGGGCTTCGGCAGCCAATGGCTGGCGGAGTGATCGTTGGACAAACCGACCCTGGTTTGCCGATGACCCGTATGGCACGGTTGCCACCGATCCGGCCTGGTACTTTGGCGATCAGATTGAGCCGTTGCGCGCCGCCGGTCACGAAATTCAGAGCCATACCTTTAGCCATTTGTACGGCGGGTATGCCGATGCGGCTACCTGGCGAGCTGATATTGAAGCATGGAATAGCGTTGCTGCCGAGCGTGGAATTGGTATTGCCCGTGCGCTGGCGTTCCCGTGGAGCAGTAGTGCCGGTATGAGCGACGCGAACTGGGATGTCCTCGAACAGGGCGGCATTCGTGCAGTTACACGTCTGAGCGACTATGGCCCCTATAATCTCTTCCCCCTTGATGAACGTGGTCTGGTGCGCGACCCGCACTGTCGCTGGCTCCCCGGTCGTGAAGGACGAATCATCGCCTGCCCGGATTTTTATCTGACACCGGCACGGGCAAAGCTGGCTGTCGCGCAGATTGAACAAACGGTAGCCGCCGGTGGCATGATCGACATCTGGTCACATACCGAAGAGGTAACCAGTGCCGCACAGCAGGCGGCCTGGGAAGATGTGGTATCTTATACTGTCGGGCGTGGCGATGTCTGGGTCGCGCCATTTAGCGAGATTGCCGGCTGGCAAATTGCTCGCATGACACTCAATATAACAACGCTGACCGAACCAACCGCGAGTACTGATCGGGGGCGAAGCACGGCACATCGCTATCAGGTGCAGAACACATCACCCTATCATCTGGTGGGAATGATGATCGATCTACCGCCTGATACGACTGATGTCGCGATCAACAACGACATCGTGCCACGGGAACAGTGGCAGCATAGTGGATGGCTCCGGATCGATCTGGCTGCCGGTCAGACAGTAGAGGTGACATTGTGGCCAACACGATCAAGCAGCCGCTAA
- a CDS encoding ABC transporter permease: MANTIKQPLNRATGWRAIGDLLTRQRGALRLYQWLWLVLCIVGALSIALPPILTRPIIYYANAVVRFDMARYGPIYQPVGPNLTGMDIAIADATEALRLSTLARADVRFGLPNFRVEYLLQQPGEVLVRGVADNATEAKLLADAGAAELVRQIRAAGGREILRNMLGWQLWQALNGTTPPADDRFALLLRDILRLEALPLSRPIEPFSTPRTLSDLSGEEISDVARALESRYDLWRFAINTRNATLDALCGSAGLTDTATREATLRDCAATNPSAAAELAARDRTIAQLRSIEAALTYMIREAGARFNADQESAAFRIPAALPAAPEPRYEIPLTALAILFGTALGLGGIALDRSAGVLPKLQELWQYRELIRNLILRDLRARYKGSALGYLWTQIAPLGMMLVYVIVFSFLLPNGLAMFPVFVIVGLLPWNYTAEAVLSGTRSIIDNAALVKKVYFPREVLPLVAVGSSLLNFILSLPMMALVIIVVQLATLGRLNLSWSIVYLPVIMALQTIFLAGLALLLGAGAVFFRDVVHLIGIVINIWFFLTPIIYPLSTISEGLAARLIRWFNPLASIIEFYREIIYGNPVPVGLIPTPGVPALSAMLRVGLTGLIILAFGYWVFQRTSRHFGEEL, translated from the coding sequence GTGGCCAACACGATCAAGCAGCCGCTAAACCGGGCGACAGGCTGGCGTGCAATCGGCGATCTGCTAACGAGGCAACGCGGAGCGCTACGCTTGTACCAGTGGTTGTGGCTGGTATTGTGTATTGTGGGCGCGCTGAGTATCGCCCTTCCGCCAATCCTTACGCGACCGATCATTTATTATGCCAATGCGGTAGTTCGCTTCGACATGGCGCGCTATGGCCCGATCTATCAGCCGGTTGGGCCAAACCTGACCGGGATGGATATTGCGATTGCCGATGCCACGGAAGCGTTACGCCTCTCGACATTAGCGCGGGCCGATGTGCGCTTCGGCCTACCCAATTTTCGCGTTGAATATCTCTTACAGCAACCGGGTGAAGTTCTGGTGCGCGGGGTTGCCGATAACGCCACCGAGGCGAAGCTCCTGGCCGATGCCGGTGCTGCTGAACTGGTACGCCAGATCCGAGCTGCCGGTGGGCGCGAAATTTTACGCAACATGCTCGGCTGGCAGCTCTGGCAGGCACTCAACGGCACGACGCCGCCCGCTGATGACCGTTTTGCGCTGCTGCTGCGCGATATTCTGCGTCTTGAGGCATTGCCCCTCTCGCGACCAATAGAACCGTTTAGCACACCACGCACCCTGAGCGATCTCTCCGGTGAAGAGATTAGTGATGTTGCGCGGGCGCTTGAGTCACGTTACGACTTGTGGCGATTTGCGATCAATACTCGCAACGCGACCCTCGATGCACTCTGTGGCAGCGCTGGTCTAACCGATACTGCCACTCGTGAAGCAACCTTGCGCGACTGTGCCGCAACGAATCCGTCCGCTGCCGCTGAGCTGGCGGCGCGTGATCGCACTATCGCCCAATTACGCAGCATTGAAGCAGCACTTACCTATATGATTCGGGAAGCGGGTGCCCGCTTCAACGCCGACCAGGAGAGCGCAGCATTCCGCATTCCAGCAGCACTGCCTGCTGCGCCAGAACCACGTTATGAAATACCGCTGACTGCGCTGGCAATCCTGTTTGGCACGGCCCTTGGCCTGGGGGGGATTGCGCTCGACCGCAGTGCCGGCGTACTCCCGAAATTGCAGGAATTGTGGCAATACCGCGAGCTGATCCGTAACCTGATCCTGCGCGATCTACGTGCCCGCTACAAAGGTAGTGCTCTCGGCTACCTCTGGACACAGATCGCACCACTGGGGATGATGCTGGTCTACGTCATCGTCTTCAGCTTTCTCCTGCCCAACGGACTAGCGATGTTTCCGGTCTTCGTGATTGTCGGATTGCTGCCCTGGAACTACACCGCAGAAGCGGTATTGAGCGGTACCCGCAGTATCATCGACAATGCTGCGCTGGTGAAAAAGGTCTACTTCCCGCGAGAGGTATTGCCCCTGGTAGCGGTTGGATCGAGTCTGCTCAATTTCATCCTCTCGCTACCGATGATGGCACTGGTGATCATTGTTGTACAACTCGCTACCCTGGGCCGCCTCAACCTGAGCTGGAGCATCGTCTACCTGCCGGTTATTATGGCACTTCAGACCATCTTTCTGGCCGGCCTGGCGCTCCTTCTCGGTGCGGGTGCCGTCTTCTTCCGCGATGTTGTGCACCTGATCGGTATCGTAATCAACATCTGGTTCTTCCTCACCCCGATCATCTATCCACTAAGCACAATCAGTGAAGGGCTGGCTGCCCGTCTAATCCGCTGGTTTAACCCACTCGCCTCGATCATCGAGTTCTACCGCGAGATCATTTACGGCAACCCTGTGCCGGTTGGTCTGATCCCAACACCGGGTGTACCCGCGCTTAGTGCGATGCTCCGGGTCGGTCTGACCGGACTGATCATCCTCGCGTTTGGCTACTGGGTGTTCCAGCGCACCAGCCGCCATTTTGGTGAAGAACTATGA